The DNA sequence gtttgtttatttatttttgaaagttGATAAATGCTTGAATTACAAATTCCAGGTTTCTATTCTGTGAATTCTCTCCACAATTTATAAGATGTGGACATAGATTCATCACTTATTGGCTCAGATTTTGCTGCTGATTTTCATACCTAACTTATTTAtgatgtacttttttttttatttgccaGAATCTTTGGAGAGGCCTACATACATTAGGTTTCTTGTATCAAATGCTGCAGCTGGTTCTGTTATAGGAAAGGGTGGGGCAACAATCACTGAATTTCAATCAACATCTGGAGCACGTATTCAGCTGTCACGCAATCATGAATTTTTCCCTGGTACAACTGATAGGATCATTATGATATCTGCAACAATAAATGAAGTTCTTAAGGCAATGGAACTTGTTCTTGCTAAGTTGCTGAGTGAGGTATTCTTTATGATCAGAATTTcgcttatataaaaaaaaattgacgaTCTATATTGTGCTCTCATACTTGTTTGCACATTGTGTAGATTGCTGATGAAGAAAGCAATGAAGTTGATCCAAGAACTAAAGTGAGACTAGTTGTTCCAAATAGCTCCTGTGGTGGCATAATTGGGAAGGGAGGGTCCACTATTAAGTAAGAATTCATCATATAATCTCTTTTGTGCTATTTGTTAAGACAATGTACATCAAATTTCTAGATTCTATTTAGAAGATTTCTTCTATTCACTGTAAAAAGTTGTTGAACATGTTAAGACCtgttcacttttattttttttaaaaaaaactagcCATTGTGTTTAATGGTTTTGTTGCATAATTTTTGTTTAGATGGATTTGTTGGTCCCAATGGTGTCTAAATATCTTTCTATTAAAACCTTTTATGGTAAATGAAATTGGAATCATTGTATAGTGTTGGACTTATGTTTGTAGCCTTATTGTGTCTCATAGTATGAAGTATTGAGAGTGTTTATGTTCCATTGTTGCCCATGCTTAGAATTTCAGCCTTTTAGATTaggttttgacttttctttcatATCAGTTGTTTCTTCTTACCTTTGGTCAAGCTACATTTTTTCATCATGGTTGATGGTTACTTGGCCTGAATAGCCTATGGTCATGACTCTGGTCCATGTGTTTTATCCaacattaaacatatatatttgggTAGTTCTTGGGTGCTTTGATTTTTCTTCGAGTTGTCAAAGTGGGAGTTTCTTAGGACCAAAGTATTTGGTGCACTGAGCTCCATATATTGGTACATAAGCTTAACTTAGAAAAACAGGTGTAAATTTACACCTATTTTGCTTGACCTTTGACAATTATTAACAAGACCAAAAATGACAAGgaaattttggattttcttaAAAGGGAGAGGGATGTTCTTGGTTACCATTTAAAGCattttaattaagaaattttatattattcagaTAATccttattaatataaatttgaCGTTTTTGTAATTTCCACGTGTATTCGGAATCAATGTTACATTTACTTATGCCTATTTTAAGGTTCAAAATTTACTTATTTCCCTTGCCAAAAGACTGGAAAAAGATGTAGTTGCTAATCTTATGTTGTTCCTTCAATCAGGTCTTTTATTGAGGAGTCGCAAGCAGGCATCAAGATATCTCCTCAGGATAATAATTATCTTGGATTAAATGACAGGCTGGTAACAGTTACAGGAACTCTTGATGAACAGATGCGAGCAATTGATCTGATTCTTTCTAAGTTAGCAGAAGACCCTCATTACACACAGTCTATGAATGCACCGTTTTCTTATCCAGGTATGTTTTTAGTTAAATGATTGCCCTATGTGTTGCAGTCTGGTTTCAATTCTTGTATGCTGTTGATGTTGTTTTACATTGATAGCTTTATGTTACactactttctctctcttccctttatttatttattattttggtgATTGACATAATAATTGTAACTTgttatattttcattccatGAAAATTGTGTGATTTTCTGTGTTGTATCGTTCAAACCATTGCGTACTTTCCTTAAATTAGAAATATAGATTGAATTCTCTAAATTAGTGTTGTTACATTATCTAATTTTAGAGCAGTAGTATGAGTTTAACTGTACCTTTTTATTTTCATAAGAAATGAGACTTATGTTAGAGAGAGGAGGGAACAAAATATGCTACAGTATTACTGTAAAGTCTGTAATTGCACTAGGAGCATTTGTTTCAGTTGAATGGGTAGTactgtgttttattattttatttattcctaTTTTCGGATTccacaaatataataattattgcaATCATTTGATTGAGAAAATAGAATCCACATTTTACTCTTTGTATCCTGGTTTATAGTTTGTATTTGTATAAGTGAcataaattttcttcatttgccAAAAGTATTAATCTATTTAGAAAGAATTCATGTTTTAATATTTCTACCCTGATTTGCTGCTTGTATCAAATGCCATA is a window from the Cannabis sativa cultivar Pink pepper isolate KNU-18-1 chromosome 1, ASM2916894v1, whole genome shotgun sequence genome containing:
- the LOC115706026 gene encoding protein BTR1 isoform X1, whose amino-acid sequence is MESTESSYVSSPEAPRKRSPPPPKSPTGSESLERPTYIRFLVSNAAAGSVIGKGGATITEFQSTSGARIQLSRNHEFFPGTTDRIIMISATINEVLKAMELVLAKLLSEIADEESNEVDPRTKVRLVVPNSSCGGIIGKGGSTIKSFIEESQAGIKISPQDNNYLGLNDRLVTVTGTLDEQMRAIDLILSKLAEDPHYTQSMNAPFSYPGVFFSGFHGTPYTHVLPSVATASYSLPNYGPNGGGGKFQNNKEDRSNSVTIGVSDEHIGFVVGRGGRNIMEISQASGARIKISDRGDFLSGTTDRKVTITGSQRAIRTAESMIMQKVSYASERVAVE
- the LOC115706026 gene encoding protein BTR1 isoform X2 encodes the protein MESTESSYVSSPEAPRKRSPPPPKSPTGSESLERPTYIRFLVSNAAAGSVIGKGGATITEFQSTSGARIQLSRNHEFFPGTTDRIIMISATINEVLKAMELVLAKLLSEIADEESNEVDPRTKVRLVVPNSSCGGIIGKGGSTIKSFIEESQAGIKISPQDNNYLGLNDRLVTVTGTLDEQMRAIDLILSKLAEDPHYTQSMNAPFSYPASYSLPNYGPNGGGGKFQNNKEDRSNSVTIGVSDEHIGFVVGRGGRNIMEISQASGARIKISDRGDFLSGTTDRKVTITGSQRAIRTAESMIMQKVSYASERVAVE